A stretch of DNA from Tigriopus californicus strain San Diego chromosome 11, Tcal_SD_v2.1, whole genome shotgun sequence:
tattttagtTTTGGTGTTGGCATGTTAGAGGTAAAAAGTATGTTTCTTGTCTGGAAAGAAATATCACTTTGAGTTGATATTGGTCATCTTCTCCTTTGTTACCCTAAGTTGCCTGTGAAAAGTAAGAAGTGTCCAAGTTATgtaaaaaagtacaaaaaattgaatattctCTGTGAGCGCTTTAATAGCGCAAGAATATCCCAAATTGGTGGCGCTAATCTAGCTCATGGTTTGTCTTCTATCCAAGtcataatcacgcaacctgTAGAAGGTTCGAATTTCTTTCGCTAGAGGTACGATGAAATCGGGTGGAGGTTTAGTCGTGACTCGCTTTTAGGACAGCCCAGTCtagccttttttttctcgtaccAGATCTGCTAATGGTCGTAATAAAGCAATGAATAAACACAACTTCTATTTTCCTCGCCTTGGTATTGAAAAGCTGCCAAGGTAAATTAAGTGATCCTTCCCTCTTGATTTCGCAACTCAAAAGATACCTTTTTGCCCCCAAGCaattattttggcaatttctatTGATTCACAGCATTCTAGAGATGGGTACTGAAACAGTGAGGGAATATTACAAATTCCCCCCCCAACCATTCAAATTAGCATATCACATATAACAATATCACAGaatcacaagatcttgtcaaATACATTAAATAAGtcaaatttgagaccaaattttcacctttttctgAGGCGAATTAACTTTGATTGTTCATTTCTACATTTCGGAAAGTGACTCACAGTCACTCTAACAAATAGTGATATGATTGAAAGGGCATTCATAGTCCATATACTTAGAATTCAACGGTGTTAAAAACTCTAGAGAACTAAGTTCCATAGTTCATTACTacatttcgaaaagtggctcaccCTCACCctaaccaagagcaggccatgTGCTTGAAAGGGCATTCAAAATCATGTACTTAGAATTGAATGGTattgaaagttgaaatatACTGTGcacattttgccattttgaattcaaatttagcTTGGCCCTCATGCTGAGGGTGGACGTTGCGCTTTCAAGTCAGAGGTATTTCGGAGAAATTTGAGGTTGCGTTGTTTTATTCGTATCTTGCGCTCAATGGCAGATCTGGTACGAGAAAAAAAGTACACACCTTAGTGGCAACCGAATGACGTCAGTGTAGCCACTTTGGCTATTGCGTGTTACTCGGTCACCACTGCCTAAACGCCCCCAGCCCTTGCAACTGcaaggttaggtcaggttggGTTAGGCAAGGTTAGGTTAAAAACAATAGATTTCTTCATATAATATTAATGTTAGGTACTATCCAAAGTCCGGTGTCTAGGTATAGTTATCTCTGAAGCTTCGGCCAGACGTAAATAAATAGTCAAAGTGGCAACACTGACGAACAGCCCAGCCCAGCTGACGTCGAAGTCAGATTTGGCTACTGAAACTTTACGTTGGGAAAGTTGACGTGGACCGGCCACAGCAGAGTCATAGAGTCACCATAGAGTGACAGAGCCGAACAAAGACTCACGGCCAAAGGTCATCTCCAAACTGGACAGCTGAATGAGGACCCTCCGGGACCCTCCGGGACCCTCCTTTGTTTTATTAATTGGCTGCGTGCATGCAGTGTACTAGGTGTCAGTAGTGTCAGTAGTACACCGCGTTGTTGTTTCAGCTGAAGAATTTCAGCATTGGACGGCATCTATTTTCTCGAAAAGCCGCCATCAAGTGTCAATTCGCTTGAACGGAGGAAAGAGCTCACGAAGCTCAAAATGTCCGACCTACGCTCGTTGGAGCATCCCACTCTCAAAGTGCCTTACGAAATGCTGAACAAGCGTTTCCGCAGTGCCCAGAAGACCATCGAGCGAGAAATGTCCCACGTGACCACGGCCAGGAACACCTTGGAGAGGAATCTTCACTCGCCTGAAAACCTCAGCGATTTGGCCACCAGCCTCGATGTGCTCGTCGAAAAGATGGAGCAATTCCAGTCCAAGGCCGATGAGGCCGTCCAATCCGAGGTAGCCGTTATGGAGAACCTCAAACAGCGCCTCACCTACTTGAAGGTAAGCAGCTCGCTCGGACTTAGCCGGTGATTTAGATGTTGATTCGCTCATGCCCCAGTTGCGTCTTGCAGGGTGGGTGTGTCCCGGAGCACGATGAAACGCCGGCCTTGCGAGCCTGGCAAAAGACCAGGGTGGATCGCATGTTGGTGGAGCATTTCCTCCGATCCGGATTCTATAACTCTGCCATCAAATTAGCTCAGgtggcaaaaattgaagatCTGACCAATATCAATCTGTTCTTAGTGGCCAAGGAAGTCGAGGAGGCACTGCTCAAGAAGGATACCAGCCAATGTCTCAATTGGTGCCACGACAACAAATCGAAAATGCGGAAAATGAAGTCCACCCTCGAGTTCAACGTTCGCTTGCAAGAGTTTATTGAAATGGTGAAACAGAACCGTAAAATGGACGCAGTGAAGCACGCCCGAAGGTTTTTGAGCACCACCGAGCACGAACAGATGGCCACGGTCCAACAAGGCATGGCCTTATTGGCTTTTCCCCCTGGTACCCGGATTCAACCCTATTGTGACATGTTCAAAGAAAGCCGTTGGCAAGAGCTCATAGAGCAATTTCGAGCCGAAAACTACCGATTATTTCAGCTCTCGAATCAATCGGTCTTCTCCGTGGCCCTACAGGCCGGTTTGTCAGCCTTGAAGACTCAGAAATGCTATTCAGATCGCAACTTCGAATGTCCTGTGTGTCAAGTGCCATTGAATGGCCTGGCTGAACATCTACCTTTCGCTCATTGCTCCCAATCCAAGCTAATTTGTTACATTACGGGCAAACCTTTGAACGAGAACAATCAGCCCATGATGCTGCCCAATGGGTACGTCTACGGCGAAGATGCTCTCTCAAGCATGTCCATGGGCAACGATGGCCGAATTGTCTGTCCCCGGACAAAAGAGATCTATTCATTCACCGAAGCTGAGAAAGCCTTTGTCATGTAAATCATTCAAGAACTAATAACACTTTAAAAACGAAGAATTTGCACTCGAGTTTTCGAGGAAGAAACTTACATTAGTATTGAACCTTGGAGTCTAGAAATAAGGAACACAGAACACAACCTCATGAAAGGTTCACACGGCATCCTGAATTACGGCATTACTTCGGGCTGGACAGAACCGTGATCGTTCGAATTCGAGGATTGTTTGAGAACTGGATCCGTAAGGGGTGCTCCTAATAATGCCTTTCTTGAATCTACATCGGATCCATCATTAGACCTAGGATGCGGGTTGTCGGCATTCGTAATAATTGTGACATCTTCACTGGAGTCGGGAGATTGACCAATACTTTGAGACTCTTCTTTCACGCTTTCACCTTTTCTTAGGGGATTATAACTCTCAGTAACTTCATCACTCTTATTCAACTCGGGTTCTTCGGCTTCCGATTTGACTTTGGCATGTTCGGAAGATGTCACGGTTGCTGCTGGCTCGTCTCCGTTTTTCTGAGAATCTACGTCTGCCTTGTTTGATCCGGGCGATGGCGAGGCCAATTCAATCAAGTTATACTTGCGGTAGTGAGCGTAATTGGGCAAGACACCTATGCAACAATTGCCTTTCATCACTTCGACCATGACGGTCAAGTTGGGTTTCTTAAAGTCCACTTTGGCTGCGTCATTGACTTGGCGAACCAGACGACCGATCATCCGGGTGATGTGATCTTTGTTCAAGTTGCTATTGAGTCGACATTTGAATTGAACTGCGTAGCTGACCTCTGATTTGCCCTTAAACCATCGCGGAAGGATGGTCTGAATGGCCTTCTCGATAGCCGTCTCTTGACTCTTGCACGTGGCCTCGACGGGGAGAAGCCGCAACAGATACCTGGTTCTTTGCTCACCCGACTCGAGAATGGCGTTCATGACATCCATGGCCAATTGAACGGGATCCTCCCAAGTGGTGCGAATGAACAGAACATTTTGGGCTCCGCTCTCCACCACTTGAAAGCGTTTCTCCTCCGAGGGCAACTGTCGCTCGCGGGCCAGGGCCTGGCGTTCCTCATCCATGGCCTGATCCACGTCAATCTCTTCATCAGATTGGGAATCTTGAGACTGTGCTGACAACTGATGCTCTTGTTTGACCTCTTTGAGGCTCTCTTCGAGGACTTGGGTGCGTTTGTCGGCAAACTCATTGAGGATTCGGTATCCTTCTCGTATGGCTTCTTTTTCGTGTTTGTTGCAGAACAACAGGAACCCTTTGATACCCGGAACCAAACTGAACTTGGCTAACTTGTTGCGCTTGGCTTGTTGGATATAAAATTGTTTGTCTCTGGATTTGCGCTTCCGATTGGCATCGCTCATTTTGATGACGGGATCGGCACCGGATTTGAATGTGCCTACAGTTTCAGATTAGCCGAATGGCTACCTATAATTGATGGATGCCAATGACCGCGTCACGAATTCTAAGGCTCGATGTTCCAATCGCTATTCGCTCACATTTCCCTTCATTCTAGACGTGGGTACGAAAATCCCACCAACCACATGGCCAACTTCACTCAGCAGTGTCAGCTTCCATTTGGAGCCGTTCGTTGTTGTTTGGCGCTGTCCTGCCTCTTCCGAGATTCCGAGAGCGGGAAGTCGAAGCCTTAGCAAGTACGTTCTAGGGCTGACTTGAGCAGATTTAATTTATTTGGGCGATAAAGTGGATGGTCATGGACAGACGTTAGTTAGTCCCTGGTGTCAGGGATCATCGTTCTACCCGCCCTGAAGGCGTTAGGGTGGGACAACCGTTGAAGTGCAgagtttttgcaaaatcaCTTTGACTGGGCTAGGAATCGGGGTGGGTCTAAATCCGCGTTTGGGGTCCACGAAAACATGGGTAAATTGGCCCAAACACCGCGACTTTTCGTCCAAATCCACGTGGCCAAGATCCGCCAAGAAGTTCCCATGGACCAGGTTGAAGTTTTGCGTGTGAAATTGGTCGCTGTTCAAGGCGAATAATCCCATCTCATAGTCCACGCTCGACTGACCCAGCTTCGTGATGGCCAATCCGCCCAAGTAGACATTGGGAAACGAAATAGGTTGGTAATATGTACATAGGGTTTTGACCTGCGATGCCGAGGATTCACTAGAGTTAGGTTAGGGGGGGGGAGAATTCCTGGCGGAAGTTAGGTTGGACCTACCATGAAACGTGCGGTTTCATCCGAGTTGTCCAAGCTGCATCCGGCCTGACGGGTTAAAAAGACGTTCACCAAGCTGTCGCTAATGGCGTGGTAGACCGCATTATTCATGTGTCCGTAAGAGTCATTGTCCTAATGGCATTCATTAACGACAGAAATTAGACACAAGAAAGACAGACCCTAACATGTCCACCCCCAGGTCACCCTCATCCGATCgagggaatgaatgaatgcatccTAGAGGTTGAAAATATCACCTTGAACCGCGTTTGAACGGGCAGAAACCACTTGAAATAATCCAAAGTCACAGGACGAGCCGCAGCAGGTCCTTGAGAGAAAGATCGGGCCCAAGAGCAGCGCGGTAGTCTGTTCATGACTCTCATGGCTCGCCCTCAGAGCGCCAACAGTGACGGGTTTCAAGTCCAAGAACTTCGGGGGAAGTATGTACGTCAAGGATCATTGGTCAAACCAAGGTCCGATTTGATCGTCAATTTTACTCAAGACCCGGTAATCCAAACAACCGATTGCTGATGCCACTTACAAGCCATGTGGCGTAAAGCCTGATAAGTTGACATGTGTTACAGAAACAAGTCGTTCATCCATGATAGCAACGTTTCTTGGTTCATCCGGTTCATCCGTTGATCGTTTCCAGCCAAAATCGTGCAGGAGCGACATCCATCTTCGGAATGATTTTAGGAGCTGAGCGtctctttctttgctttttgtgTCCGGTGAAGTTGGTTTGTGTAGACAGGAGATATAGCATTCAGGGTGATGGACATCCAGTATGAAGGTCGTGGTCGGCATTTCAGTCCCGGGTTAAGGTCGAAGGACCCGTGCGTCCTCTCTGGCGTGTCCTCTCTGGCGTGTCCGTCGATCCGTCCGCCTGCCTATTCCAGCCAACCGGGGCGAACCTATCGTCCGTCACCTGTCACATGGCAGTGATCCTCATTCATATCGGAATGCTTTGGTTCCCTTGGATTTGACAGGACCCTGTAAGCCGACAGGATGAAGCCCCCCACGCCAGATGGTTTGGTGACACTGTGGGTCCGTTTGGTTGGCCCACGGGAGAACCATTGCTTGTTGGATGGTGAGTGAGTTAGCGTCGTACACCCTTGGAGCGTTGGATGGGACGTTCGTTATGAGAGCGTTGGCCAATCCATAAGAGCCAATCCAAGCGAGCCTCTGCACGGCGAATCATGGTGTCAGCCGCCCCTGAATCCCATCCAGACTTGCTCTCCGCCTAGGAAACCCGCCGATGAGCCGACGGGTAGATCAGATGTCACCACTGACACTATTCTGGTCTTGCAAGATGGACAGGTGGCTTGCGATTTTTTGGTTCTGGCCTTAATCTCGCCCAATTGGTTGGCTCGATTTCCGAGTGAGGATCTGGCCTGGTCGGCTTCCGACACCCCTCGGGTCCTCATCCTCCCAGATGTAACGCTGGCTGATATGGAGACCCTGTTGGAACTCTTGTACGTAGGACAAACCCTACCCTTACCCCTGGATCGGATTCATGCGCTCAAGCGTCTCACTCAAATGCTCCAATGTCGACCGCTGTCCGTGTCGAAAATTGCTGCTCACCCGCTCTCCGACGGATCAGCTACTCCTCCGGATTGGCCTGAGAAACCAGCCATTTCGTCTGGTAAGTATCTGTTTCATTTCCCCGGAGGGCCCGGAGGGGGTGGAACCACCCTTGGGCCTAGCCAGGTCATCCAATGCTAATTTGTTTACGTTCAGCTAACCGAAGATCCTCACGAATACGCCCAACCCATCCATGTACGCGATGTTCAGAAGTGTTTGATTCTCAGAAAGGGATGCGGACACATTTTAC
This window harbors:
- the LOC131889886 gene encoding E3 ubiquitin-protein transferase MAEA-like, with translation MSDLRSLEHPTLKVPYEMLNKRFRSAQKTIEREMSHVTTARNTLERNLHSPENLSDLATSLDVLVEKMEQFQSKADEAVQSEVAVMENLKQRLTYLKGGCVPEHDETPALRAWQKTRVDRMLVEHFLRSGFYNSAIKLAQVAKIEDLTNINLFLVAKEVEEALLKKDTSQCLNWCHDNKSKMRKMKSTLEFNVRLQEFIEMVKQNRKMDAVKHARRFLSTTEHEQMATVQQGMALLAFPPGTRIQPYCDMFKESRWQELIEQFRAENYRLFQLSNQSVFSVALQAGLSALKTQKCYSDRNFECPVCQVPLNGLAEHLPFAHCSQSKLICYITGKPLNENNQPMMLPNGYVYGEDALSSMSMGNDGRIVCPRTKEIYSFTEAEKAFVM
- the LOC131889885 gene encoding THUMP domain-containing protein 1 homolog, which encodes MSDANRKRKSRDKQFYIQQAKRNKLAKFSLVPGIKGFLLFCNKHEKEAIREGYRILNEFADKRTQVLEESLKEVKQEHQLSAQSQDSQSDEEIDVDQAMDEERQALARERQLPSEEKRFQVVESGAQNVLFIRTTWEDPVQLAMDVMNAILESGEQRTRYLLRLLPVEATCKSQETAIEKAIQTILPRWFKGKSEVSYAVQFKCRLNSNLNKDHITRMIGRLVRQVNDAAKVDFKKPNLTVMVEVMKGNCCIGVLPNYAHYRKYNLIELASPSPGSNKADVDSQKNGDEPAATVTSSEHAKVKSEAEEPELNKSDEVTESYNPLRKGESVKEESQSIGQSPDSSEDVTIITNADNPHPRSNDGSDVDSRKALLGAPLTDPVLKQSSNSNDHGSVQPEVMP
- the LOC131889888 gene encoding uncharacterized protein LOC131889888; translation: MRVMNRLPRCSWARSFSQGPAAARPVTLDYFKWFLPVQTRFKDNDSYGHMNNAVYHAISDSLVNVFLTRQAGCSLDNSDETARFMVKTLCTYYQPISFPNVYLGGLAITKLGQSSVDYEMGLFALNSDQFHTQNFNLVHGNFLADLGHVDLDEKSRCLGQFTHVFVDPKRGFRPTPIPSPVKVILQKLCTSTVVPP